Proteins encoded together in one Chitinophaga sp. LS1 window:
- the rpsD gene encoding 30S ribosomal protein S4 — protein sequence MARYTGPKTKISRIFGEPILGNGKYLGKNSNPPGQHGATRKRKQLGEYALQLREKQKAKYTYGVLERQFANLFVEANRRKGVTGEVLIKLLEARLDNAVFRMGIAPSRPAARQLVSHKHITVNGQVMNIPSYQLQPGDIIGLKESAATNTAITSNIRGKNPKFSWLDWNEKELKGTFIAYPEREAVPENIKEQLIVELYSK from the coding sequence ATGGCAAGGTACACAGGACCAAAGACCAAGATCTCCAGAATTTTCGGAGAGCCGATTTTAGGTAACGGTAAGTATTTAGGAAAGAACAGCAACCCTCCGGGTCAGCATGGTGCAACCCGTAAGCGTAAACAGCTGGGTGAATACGCACTGCAGCTGCGTGAAAAACAGAAAGCTAAGTACACTTATGGTGTATTAGAGCGTCAGTTCGCTAACCTGTTCGTTGAGGCAAACCGTCGTAAAGGCGTTACCGGTGAAGTATTGATCAAATTACTGGAAGCTCGTCTGGATAATGCAGTATTCCGTATGGGTATTGCTCCTTCCCGTCCTGCTGCTCGTCAGCTGGTGTCTCACAAGCACATCACTGTAAACGGTCAGGTAATGAACATCCCTTCTTATCAACTGCAACCAGGTGATATCATCGGACTGAAAGAATCTGCTGCAACTAACACTGCAATCACCAGCAACATTCGTGGTAAAAACCCTAAATTCAGCTGGTTGGATTGGAACGAGAAAGAACTGAAAGGTACTTTCATCGCCTATCCTGAAAGGGAAGCAGTTCCTGAGAATATCAAGGAACAGCTGATCGTAGAATTGTACTCTAAATAA
- a CDS encoding DNA-directed RNA polymerase subunit alpha, translated as MAILNFQKPDKIVLQKSTDFEAQFEFRPLEPGYGVTVGNALRRVLLSSLEGYAIVGIKIEGADHEFATLKGITEDVTEIILNLKQVRFKRIVENEVSNEKIQISIKGKTEFRADMIEKATSAFQIMNPELLICTLDPSSKLDIELTIGKGRGYVPAEENKPKDAVFGYIAIDSIFTPIKNVKYSIENTRVEQKTDYEKLIMEVITDGTIHPEEAVKQASRILIQHLMIITDENISFDTKDTEKEDVVDEQTLQLRKILKTPLEDLDLSVRAFNCLKAAKINSLSELVQYEQEELMKFRNFGQKSLSEIEQVLNERGLHFGMDLSKLKLDEE; from the coding sequence ATGGCAATTCTGAATTTCCAAAAGCCTGATAAGATCGTTTTGCAAAAGTCAACAGACTTTGAAGCTCAATTCGAATTCCGGCCGTTAGAACCGGGTTATGGGGTGACTGTAGGTAACGCGCTTCGTCGTGTCCTGTTGTCATCACTGGAGGGTTATGCCATTGTGGGAATAAAGATAGAAGGAGCAGACCACGAGTTTGCAACTTTAAAAGGAATTACCGAAGACGTAACTGAGATCATCCTGAACCTGAAACAGGTTCGTTTCAAAAGGATCGTGGAGAATGAAGTGAGCAACGAAAAGATCCAGATCTCTATCAAAGGTAAGACCGAGTTCCGTGCTGATATGATCGAGAAAGCTACCAGTGCTTTCCAGATTATGAATCCTGAGTTACTCATCTGCACACTCGATCCATCTTCAAAGCTGGATATCGAACTGACTATCGGTAAAGGCCGTGGTTATGTGCCTGCTGAGGAAAACAAACCAAAGGATGCAGTATTCGGCTACATCGCCATCGACTCTATCTTTACACCTATTAAGAATGTAAAGTATAGCATTGAAAATACCCGTGTGGAGCAGAAGACTGACTACGAGAAGCTGATCATGGAAGTGATCACTGATGGTACCATCCACCCGGAAGAAGCTGTTAAACAAGCTTCCCGCATCCTGATCCAGCACCTGATGATCATCACTGACGAAAATATCAGCTTTGATACGAAGGATACTGAGAAAGAAGATGTGGTTGATGAACAAACACTGCAGCTGCGTAAGATCCTGAAGACTCCACTGGAAGATCTGGATCTGAGCGTACGTGCTTTCAACTGTCTGAAAGCTGCTAAAATCAACTCCCTGAGCGAACTGGTACAGTACGAACAGGAAGAGCTGATGAAGTTCAGAAACTTTGGTCAGAAATCCCTGAGCGAAATCGAGCAGGTACTGAACGAAAGAGGTCTGCATTTCGGTATGGATCTTTCCAAACTGAAACTAGACGAAGAATAG
- the carA gene encoding glutamine-hydrolyzing carbamoyl-phosphate synthase small subunit produces the protein MPQTRSIQPAILLLEDGTVFQGKAFGKIGTASGELCFNTGMTGYQEVFTDPSYKGQVLIMNNCYIGNYGVKKDDVESESVKINGLIAKNIAYNYSRPLADGSLENFLNENNLVTIYDVDTRALVSHIRSQGAMNCIISSEILDVDQLKAKLKEVPSMEGQALCKEVSTKEAYNVGDPNAEIRIAVLDNGVKRNMLKCLSDKGAYLQVFPTDTPFEECEKFKPNAYFVSNGPGDPAPLKYAVDTVKKILAAEKPMFGICLGHQLLALANDIPTYKMHHGHRGLNHPVKNLATGRCEITTQNHGFAVDPKAIAASEHVEVTHVNLNDESIEGIRIKNKPAFSVQYHPESTPGPYDSRYLFDDFFTMIKKHM, from the coding sequence ATGCCTCAGACAAGATCAATCCAGCCTGCGATATTACTGTTAGAAGATGGAACAGTATTTCAGGGAAAAGCTTTTGGTAAAATAGGCACCGCTTCCGGTGAGCTGTGTTTTAATACTGGTATGACGGGATACCAGGAAGTATTTACCGATCCTTCCTATAAAGGGCAGGTCCTTATTATGAATAATTGCTATATCGGTAATTATGGGGTGAAAAAGGATGATGTAGAGAGTGAAAGTGTGAAAATTAATGGCTTGATCGCTAAGAACATTGCATACAATTACTCCCGTCCATTGGCGGATGGTTCTCTGGAGAATTTCCTGAACGAGAATAACCTGGTTACTATTTACGATGTAGATACCCGTGCGCTGGTATCACACATCCGTAGCCAGGGTGCGATGAACTGTATCATTTCTTCCGAAATACTTGACGTAGATCAGCTGAAAGCTAAGCTGAAGGAAGTACCTTCAATGGAAGGTCAGGCACTCTGCAAGGAAGTGTCTACTAAAGAAGCTTATAATGTAGGCGATCCTAACGCTGAGATTCGTATAGCAGTACTGGACAATGGTGTAAAGCGTAATATGCTGAAATGCCTGTCTGACAAAGGTGCTTACCTGCAGGTATTCCCTACAGATACTCCTTTTGAAGAGTGCGAGAAATTCAAGCCGAATGCTTACTTTGTATCCAATGGTCCTGGTGATCCGGCGCCGCTGAAATATGCAGTGGATACAGTGAAGAAAATTCTGGCGGCAGAAAAGCCAATGTTTGGCATCTGTCTGGGACATCAGTTGCTGGCACTGGCCAACGACATCCCTACTTATAAAATGCACCACGGCCACCGCGGTCTGAACCATCCGGTAAAGAACCTGGCGACTGGTCGTTGCGAAATCACTACCCAGAACCACGGTTTTGCGGTAGATCCGAAGGCAATAGCTGCCAGCGAGCATGTAGAGGTAACACACGTAAACCTGAACGACGAGTCAATCGAAGGTATCAGGATTAAGAACAAACCTGCATTCTCCGTACAGTACCATCCGGAGTCAACTCCTGGTCCGTATGACAGCCGTTACCTGTTCGATGACTTCTTTACCATGATTAAGAAGCACATGTAA
- a CDS encoding pyridoxal phosphate-dependent aminotransferase translates to MPTISKRGEEMPASPIRKLVPYAETAKKKGTKVFHLNIGQPDIETPKQVLDAVRHSDFKILEYSHSAGNESYRRKLVTYYERFGIELNHQQIIVTTGGSEAIMFAFMACLDAGDEVLVPEPFYANYNGFATEAGVTVTTITSSIETGFALPAMEEFEKAITARTKAVMICNPNNPTGYLYSHEELNVLKQLCLKYNLYLFSDEAYREFCYVGDHFSAMNLEGLEQHVILMDTISKRYSACGGRIGALVTKNQQVLDAVMKFAQARLSPPSFAQIAGEAAVDLPLNYFWEIKAEYLCRRDLLVSMLNEIPGVFCPNPGGAFYAMARLPIDDSDKFCQWLLESFDYEGKTLMLAPATGFYATPGLGRNEVRLAYVINTDDIRQAMICLRKALEIYPGRTEVAQETMVEARQ, encoded by the coding sequence ATGCCTACCATTAGCAAGAGAGGTGAGGAAATGCCTGCTTCTCCCATCCGAAAACTTGTCCCTTACGCAGAAACTGCTAAGAAAAAAGGGACCAAGGTATTCCACCTGAATATCGGCCAACCCGATATTGAAACACCAAAACAGGTTCTGGATGCGGTACGCCATTCAGACTTCAAAATTCTTGAATACAGTCACAGCGCGGGAAACGAAAGCTACCGCCGCAAACTCGTGACTTATTATGAACGATTTGGTATTGAGCTGAACCATCAGCAGATCATTGTCACCACAGGTGGATCTGAAGCCATCATGTTCGCATTCATGGCCTGCCTGGATGCGGGCGATGAAGTACTCGTACCTGAGCCTTTCTATGCAAACTATAATGGGTTTGCTACAGAGGCAGGTGTAACGGTCACTACCATCACTTCTTCCATTGAAACCGGTTTCGCACTACCGGCCATGGAGGAATTCGAAAAAGCCATCACGGCACGTACCAAAGCGGTGATGATCTGCAATCCCAACAACCCCACCGGTTATCTCTACAGCCATGAAGAACTGAATGTACTGAAACAACTCTGTTTGAAGTATAACCTGTACCTCTTCTCTGACGAGGCATACAGAGAGTTCTGCTATGTAGGCGATCATTTCTCCGCCATGAATCTGGAGGGACTGGAGCAACATGTCATCCTGATGGATACCATCTCCAAGCGTTATAGCGCCTGCGGCGGCCGTATTGGCGCCCTGGTGACAAAAAACCAACAGGTATTAGACGCTGTTATGAAATTCGCTCAGGCAAGACTGAGCCCTCCTTCGTTTGCCCAGATTGCCGGCGAAGCTGCCGTGGATCTGCCGCTTAATTACTTTTGGGAAATTAAGGCTGAATACCTGTGTCGCAGAGATCTGCTGGTGAGCATGCTCAACGAAATTCCAGGCGTGTTCTGCCCTAATCCGGGTGGCGCATTTTACGCAATGGCCCGCCTGCCGATCGATGACAGCGATAAATTCTGCCAGTGGCTGCTGGAAAGCTTCGATTACGAAGGCAAAACACTGATGCTGGCACCAGCTACCGGTTTTTATGCAACCCCAGGTTTAGGCCGTAATGAAGTAAGACTCGCCTATGTCATTAATACCGATGATATCCGTCAGGCTATGATCTGTTTAAGAAAAGCGCTCGAAATCTATCCAGGTCGCACTGAAGTCGCACAGGAAACGATGGTCGAAGCCAGACAATAG
- a CDS encoding DUF1573 domain-containing protein: protein MKKFILSLFASMLLTTALWAQSQTTTPANPVDGKVKFAKETIDFGKTKFNKPVSVDFEFTNVSKEPVIIETARASCGCTTPTWTKEPILPGKKGKITAGYSANSVGTQNKTIWVKVKGVDQDKELHLTGQVEN from the coding sequence ATGAAAAAGTTTATCTTATCCCTATTTGCGAGCATGTTGTTAACTACTGCTCTTTGGGCTCAATCTCAGACTACTACACCAGCAAATCCTGTTGATGGTAAAGTGAAATTTGCGAAAGAAACCATTGACTTCGGTAAAACTAAGTTTAACAAACCAGTTTCCGTTGATTTCGAATTCACCAACGTCAGCAAAGAACCTGTTATCATTGAAACTGCACGTGCGAGCTGTGGTTGTACTACTCCTACCTGGACCAAAGAACCAATCCTGCCTGGTAAAAAAGGTAAGATTACTGCAGGTTACAGCGCAAATAGCGTAGGTACACAGAACAAAACTATCTGGGTAAAAGTTAAGGGAGTAGATCAGGATAAAGAACTGCACCTGACAGGTCAAGTTGAAAACTAA
- a CDS encoding thiamine pyrophosphate-dependent enzyme has translation MIENNELTMNTESRLSFEEFRKEVLEDYRLACESREVSLLARKEVLTGKAKFGIFGDGKEVAQVAMAKYFQPGDFRSGYYRDQTFAFASGIATPEQFFSQMYADPDLANEPFSGGRQMNSHFTTPNLGQDGNWLNLTETKNTATDMSPTAAQMPRALGLAFASKLFRDVESLKDLEGLSKNGNEVCFATIGDASTSEGHFWETMNAAGVLQVPLAVFVWDDGYGISVQRKYQTTKDSISVALEGFRKTEESNGFDIYNVKGWDYAAMCEVFEAGIRKIRETHIPALFHVEELTQPQGHSTSGSHERYKSKERLTWEKEFDCNHQMRQWILENALSDEATLAEIEAKAKSFAQESRKSAWEKYIAPIRKEVQTMLGFGQAVAALPQVDTAMVNNLLQELQNNREPWRKDILKTAANILFRHRNIKAPAIAALKTYYEDLLDREKENYNSFLHATGVNSALNVPTVPAVYDEDAVSINGYEILNKYFDQLIGNNPKVFAFGEDVGKIGDVNQGFAGLQAKHGNKRIFDTGIRELTIMGQGIGMALRGLRPIAEIQYLDYLLYGLQPLSDDVASLQYRTKGIQACPIIVRTRGHRLEGIWHSGSPMSMIMGALRGMHMCVPRNMVQAAGMYNTLLQANEPALMIESLNGYRLKEKLPNNLGEFTVPLGVPEVIKEGTDITIVSYGSTLRIVEEAMQTLEELEVSVELVDVQTLLPFDINHKILESLKKTNRILFVDEDVPGGGTAYMFQQVIEGQGAYRWLDVAPRTLSAQAHRPAYGSDGDYFSKPNVEDVVRVVLEMVAE, from the coding sequence ATGATAGAAAACAATGAACTAACTATGAATACGGAAAGCCGGCTGTCATTCGAGGAATTTCGGAAAGAAGTACTTGAGGATTACCGCCTGGCCTGCGAAAGCAGAGAAGTTAGTCTGCTGGCCCGTAAGGAAGTCCTTACAGGTAAGGCCAAGTTCGGTATATTCGGAGATGGAAAGGAAGTGGCTCAGGTAGCCATGGCCAAGTATTTCCAGCCAGGAGATTTCCGTTCCGGTTACTACCGTGATCAGACGTTTGCTTTCGCCAGTGGTATTGCCACTCCTGAGCAGTTCTTCTCACAGATGTATGCAGATCCTGACCTTGCCAATGAGCCATTTTCGGGAGGCCGACAGATGAACTCGCATTTTACCACTCCTAACCTTGGTCAGGATGGTAATTGGTTGAATCTGACAGAAACAAAGAACACTGCAACAGATATGTCGCCTACTGCAGCCCAAATGCCACGGGCCCTGGGTTTGGCATTTGCCTCCAAATTATTCAGGGATGTAGAAAGCCTGAAGGATCTGGAAGGGTTGTCAAAGAACGGGAACGAGGTCTGTTTTGCTACTATCGGTGATGCATCCACATCAGAAGGCCACTTCTGGGAGACCATGAATGCGGCAGGTGTATTGCAGGTACCGTTAGCGGTATTTGTATGGGACGACGGGTATGGTATTTCCGTACAGCGTAAGTACCAAACGACTAAAGACTCCATCAGCGTTGCGCTGGAAGGCTTCCGTAAAACAGAAGAATCCAACGGTTTTGATATATATAATGTGAAAGGGTGGGATTATGCCGCCATGTGCGAGGTATTTGAAGCGGGCATCCGTAAGATCAGGGAAACCCACATTCCTGCCTTATTCCATGTGGAAGAGCTGACCCAGCCACAGGGCCACTCAACCAGTGGTTCTCACGAGCGTTATAAAAGCAAGGAGCGACTGACCTGGGAAAAGGAATTTGACTGTAATCACCAGATGCGCCAGTGGATATTAGAAAATGCACTTTCTGACGAAGCTACCCTGGCAGAAATAGAGGCGAAAGCCAAATCTTTTGCACAGGAATCACGTAAGAGTGCATGGGAAAAGTACATCGCGCCTATCCGCAAAGAGGTACAGACCATGCTGGGATTTGGTCAGGCAGTAGCTGCATTGCCACAGGTAGATACAGCAATGGTGAATAACCTGCTGCAGGAGTTGCAGAATAACAGGGAGCCCTGGAGAAAGGACATCCTGAAAACAGCTGCTAACATCCTGTTTCGTCATAGGAACATCAAGGCACCGGCTATTGCTGCCCTGAAAACTTACTATGAGGACCTGCTGGACCGCGAAAAAGAAAATTACAACTCCTTCCTGCATGCTACAGGCGTGAATTCGGCACTGAATGTACCAACAGTACCGGCAGTGTATGATGAAGATGCGGTAAGTATAAACGGATACGAGATCCTGAACAAATATTTCGATCAGCTGATCGGTAATAATCCTAAAGTTTTTGCCTTTGGTGAAGACGTAGGTAAAATTGGTGACGTAAATCAGGGTTTTGCTGGTTTACAGGCAAAACACGGCAATAAACGCATATTCGATACCGGTATCCGTGAGTTAACAATTATGGGGCAGGGTATAGGGATGGCATTGCGTGGTTTAAGACCAATTGCTGAAATCCAGTACCTTGATTATCTGCTCTATGGCCTGCAACCACTGAGTGATGATGTAGCCAGTCTGCAATACCGTACAAAAGGTATCCAGGCGTGTCCTATCATCGTTCGTACCCGTGGTCACAGACTGGAAGGCATCTGGCACTCCGGTTCACCAATGAGCATGATCATGGGTGCCCTGAGAGGTATGCATATGTGTGTACCACGTAACATGGTGCAGGCGGCAGGTATGTACAATACCCTGCTGCAGGCCAATGAACCTGCCCTGATGATCGAATCTCTGAATGGCTACCGCCTGAAGGAAAAACTGCCTAATAACCTGGGTGAGTTTACCGTACCATTGGGTGTACCGGAAGTGATTAAAGAAGGTACAGATATCACCATCGTGTCTTACGGCTCTACTTTACGTATTGTAGAAGAAGCGATGCAGACACTGGAAGAGCTGGAGGTATCCGTTGAACTGGTGGATGTACAGACATTGTTACCTTTTGATATCAATCATAAGATCCTGGAATCACTGAAGAAGACGAACAGGATCCTGTTTGTAGACGAAGACGTACCAGGTGGTGGTACCGCTTATATGTTCCAGCAGGTGATTGAAGGTCAGGGTGCTTACCGCTGGCTGGATGTGGCCCCACGTACATTGAGCGCACAGGCACATCGCCCTGCATATGGCTCTGATGGGGATTACTTCTCCAAGCCAAATGTGGAAGATGTAGTGAGAGTAGTGCTGGAAATGGTGGCTGAATAA
- a CDS encoding response regulator transcription factor has product MKAGVLLVEDDLFFAKVVKNHLEKAGYDVTHCANGEEGWATFQEKPFDICLLDVIMPGMDGFTLCREIRDKDENVPIIFASSRYMEQDKLNGFEAGGDDYLVKPFNMEELLCRMEVFMKRSRLLQHDKQVVFTLGTLMFNYSEFKIYHQPTNTNINLPPKEAELLKYLCENANKKLKREGILLSVWGNDDFFTGRSMDVYLTRIRKHFKLDGTIKLETIHGKGLRLLTEPEKVAEKL; this is encoded by the coding sequence ATGAAAGCAGGAGTACTGTTAGTTGAAGATGATCTGTTTTTTGCCAAAGTGGTAAAAAACCATTTAGAAAAAGCCGGGTATGATGTGACACATTGTGCCAATGGCGAAGAGGGCTGGGCAACTTTTCAGGAAAAGCCCTTCGACATCTGTCTGTTGGATGTGATTATGCCAGGCATGGATGGGTTTACCCTGTGCCGGGAAATCCGCGACAAGGATGAGAACGTACCTATCATTTTTGCTTCCTCCCGATATATGGAGCAGGATAAGCTGAATGGCTTTGAAGCTGGTGGGGACGATTACCTCGTGAAACCTTTCAATATGGAAGAGTTGCTCTGCCGTATGGAAGTGTTTATGAAGCGGAGCCGTCTGTTACAGCATGACAAGCAGGTGGTGTTCACCCTTGGTACGCTCATGTTTAATTACAGCGAATTCAAAATATATCATCAACCAACCAATACCAATATCAATTTACCGCCTAAGGAGGCTGAGTTGCTCAAGTATCTCTGTGAAAATGCGAATAAGAAGCTGAAGAGAGAAGGGATTCTGCTCAGTGTGTGGGGAAATGACGACTTTTTCACCGGCAGAAGCATGGATGTATACCTGACGCGTATCAGGAAGCATTTTAAGCTGGATGGTACCATTAAACTGGAAACCATACACGGGAAAGGGTTAAGGTTATTGACCGAACCGGAAAAGGTTGCTGAAAAGCTTTAA
- a CDS encoding YebC/PmpR family DNA-binding transcriptional regulator, whose amino-acid sequence MGRIFEVRKHTMFARWDRMAKQFTRIGKEIAIAVKAGGPDPDNNPALRRCFANAKGVNMPKDRVEAAIKRAMGKDKTDYEEVVYEGYAPHGVAVMIETATDNPTRTVANVRMHFNKLGGSLGNSGSVGFLFNRVGEFKIKNEGQNLEDLELELIDAGLEEIGEDSEGNIILRTPFTEFGNMSKALEDRNIIPISAELKRLPTTTTELNEEQAKEVLELIDRLEQDDDVQQVFHTLK is encoded by the coding sequence ATGGGAAGGATATTTGAAGTAAGAAAACATACCATGTTTGCCCGCTGGGACAGGATGGCAAAGCAGTTTACCAGGATAGGCAAGGAAATCGCGATAGCTGTAAAAGCGGGAGGTCCTGATCCTGATAATAATCCAGCCCTCCGCAGGTGCTTCGCGAATGCGAAGGGTGTAAACATGCCCAAAGACCGCGTAGAAGCTGCGATAAAGCGCGCGATGGGGAAAGATAAAACTGACTACGAAGAAGTTGTATACGAAGGATATGCACCGCACGGGGTGGCTGTAATGATAGAAACTGCTACAGACAACCCAACCCGTACCGTGGCTAACGTACGTATGCACTTCAACAAATTAGGCGGCTCCCTCGGCAACAGTGGTTCCGTAGGTTTCCTCTTCAACCGTGTGGGTGAATTCAAAATTAAAAACGAAGGACAAAACCTGGAAGACCTGGAACTGGAACTGATTGATGCCGGACTGGAAGAAATCGGGGAAGACAGCGAGGGTAATATCATTCTGCGTACTCCGTTCACTGAATTTGGGAACATGTCTAAAGCACTGGAAGATAGAAATATCATTCCTATCAGTGCTGAATTAAAACGACTCCCTACCACTACTACCGAGCTGAATGAAGAGCAGGCGAAAGAAGTGCTGGAACTGATTGACAGACTAGAGCAGGATGATGATGTACAGCAGGTGTTTCACACACTGAAATAA
- a CDS encoding amino acid permease — protein sequence MGKLFVKKPLSILLSEASESDKGLKRTLGAGSLIALGIGAIIGAGLFVRTAAAAGQHAGPAVIFSFIIAAAGCALAGLCYAEFASMIPIAGSAYTYSYATMGEFVAWIIGWDLVLEYALGAATVAIGWAQYLNKLLEKTVGWTIPYEWCHSPFEVSDAGAHGIMNLPAIFILLMLSLLLIRGIEGSAMVNNIIVIAKVAIVILIIILGWQFINPANHTPFMIPADAGTVTMHNGTVIDYSAYGFHGISGVLRGAGVVFFAFIGFDAVSTAAQETINPKRNMPIGILVSLFVCTALYILFSYVLTGIAPYQDFVKEGGEASVAYVIDKYMIGYGWLSTFVTVAILAGFSSVILVMLLGQTRVFYSMANDGLVPKVFAELHPKYRTPYRSQAMFFVFVSLFAAFVPDSVVGDMTSIGTLFAFVLVCFGVIVMRRTDPDQPREFKTPWVPVVPIVGALFCLAMIFSLGWENWLRLLVWLLIGFIIYFRYSVKNSNIRKM from the coding sequence ATGGGCAAACTTTTTGTAAAAAAGCCTCTCTCCATCTTATTATCAGAAGCATCTGAATCGGACAAAGGACTTAAACGCACGCTGGGCGCAGGTTCCCTGATTGCATTGGGCATTGGCGCCATCATTGGAGCAGGCCTTTTTGTAAGAACTGCTGCTGCTGCCGGACAACACGCCGGACCTGCAGTAATCTTCTCTTTTATTATTGCAGCTGCAGGTTGTGCATTAGCAGGTTTATGCTATGCAGAATTTGCATCTATGATCCCTATCGCCGGAAGTGCTTACACCTATTCTTATGCTACCATGGGTGAATTTGTCGCCTGGATCATCGGATGGGATCTCGTGCTGGAATATGCACTTGGAGCCGCTACCGTAGCCATAGGATGGGCGCAATACCTGAATAAGCTATTGGAAAAAACAGTGGGATGGACCATTCCTTACGAATGGTGTCACAGTCCATTCGAAGTTTCTGATGCGGGAGCACATGGTATCATGAACCTCCCAGCTATATTCATATTGCTGATGCTGAGCTTATTGCTCATACGGGGTATCGAAGGTTCTGCTATGGTGAATAACATTATCGTTATCGCCAAAGTAGCCATCGTAATCCTGATCATCATTCTTGGCTGGCAGTTCATCAACCCTGCCAACCATACGCCATTCATGATCCCTGCTGATGCCGGCACTGTTACCATGCACAATGGTACAGTGATCGATTATTCTGCTTACGGGTTCCATGGTATATCAGGGGTCCTTCGGGGTGCTGGTGTTGTATTCTTTGCTTTCATTGGTTTTGATGCGGTATCTACTGCTGCACAGGAAACAATCAATCCTAAGCGCAATATGCCAATAGGTATCCTGGTTTCCCTGTTCGTATGTACTGCCTTATATATCCTCTTCTCTTACGTGCTGACAGGTATCGCTCCTTACCAGGACTTCGTGAAAGAAGGTGGTGAAGCATCTGTAGCTTACGTAATTGACAAATACATGATTGGGTACGGCTGGCTGTCTACATTCGTAACAGTAGCTATCCTGGCTGGTTTCTCCTCAGTTATCCTCGTAATGCTGCTGGGACAGACCCGTGTATTCTACTCCATGGCCAACGATGGTCTGGTACCAAAAGTATTTGCTGAACTGCATCCTAAATACCGTACGCCGTACAGGTCACAGGCTATGTTCTTTGTGTTCGTATCCCTGTTCGCAGCATTCGTTCCGGATAGCGTAGTGGGTGATATGACAAGTATCGGTACCCTGTTTGCCTTCGTACTCGTATGCTTTGGAGTGATCGTAATGCGTAGAACAGATCCTGATCAGCCCCGTGAATTCAAAACTCCATGGGTGCCAGTTGTGCCTATCGTAGGTGCGTTGTTCTGCCTGGCTATGATTTTCAGCCTTGGCTGGGAAAACTGGTTAAGACTGCTGGTATGGCTGTTAATAGGCTTCATTATCTATTTCAGATATAGCGTCAAGAATAGCAACATCAGAAAAATGTAG